One region of Candidatus Dependentiae bacterium genomic DNA includes:
- the dnaA gene encoding chromosomal replication initiator protein DnaA, producing the protein MFLIKWFNTRIPTVFVSKKCLIVDLIWNEFLKIVREEVGSQVVETWFKAVKLKEWNRSLQVVTLQMPNQFVTRWVKDHYLGILKTHLARLLHVVELVIEFESTKVEAQSPVAITPAMVVRPAPAIVPTVQPRPQFVSREGASSLVRVDTYSQDLQNRCRASKINESYTFDTFIVGPSNSLAHAAAIAVSNNAGKEYNPLLIYGGTGLGKTHLLHCIGNEVLRKYPDKKVRYETSDKFITEFITSIKQDKIQVFRQKYEKLDVLLLDDVQFFSNKEQTQEIFFHIFNALHEKKKYIVMSSDTIPQKIDGLQERLKSRFNWGLAVDIQAPALETKIAILQKKSEALGIVADHLALEFIASSVNSNVRELEGALTRINAFAGLMNKTITVDIASQVLLSIGGETKREGVLLHDVLKAVGKYYNMTVLDIKSKKRNKDIATVRQIAFYLMKKLTYSPLQVIGEYVGNRNHSTVIHALAKVEQMIKQDTHLAEKITAIEHEILSRSV; encoded by the coding sequence CTGTTTCTTATAAAATGGTTCAATACAAGGATCCCTACTGTTTTTGTATCAAAAAAATGTCTTATCGTGGATTTAATTTGGAATGAGTTTCTTAAGATTGTGCGCGAAGAGGTGGGCAGTCAGGTTGTAGAAACTTGGTTCAAGGCTGTAAAGCTCAAGGAGTGGAATCGTTCGTTGCAAGTGGTGACGCTTCAAATGCCAAATCAATTTGTGACTCGGTGGGTAAAAGATCATTATCTTGGGATCTTAAAAACGCACCTTGCGCGGTTGTTGCACGTTGTTGAGCTTGTTATTGAATTCGAATCAACCAAGGTTGAAGCCCAGTCTCCTGTTGCCATCACTCCTGCAATGGTTGTACGGCCAGCACCGGCCATCGTTCCAACTGTTCAGCCCCGACCACAATTTGTTTCTCGCGAAGGCGCATCATCGCTTGTTCGCGTGGATACTTATTCTCAGGATTTACAAAATCGCTGTCGAGCGAGCAAGATCAATGAATCATATACTTTTGATACTTTTATTGTGGGTCCAAGTAATTCGCTTGCGCATGCTGCGGCAATTGCGGTTTCGAATAATGCTGGGAAAGAATACAATCCATTATTGATTTATGGTGGCACGGGGTTAGGGAAAACTCATTTGCTGCATTGTATTGGGAATGAAGTGTTGCGGAAGTATCCAGACAAAAAGGTTCGTTACGAAACTTCTGATAAATTTATTACGGAGTTTATTACTTCGATTAAGCAAGATAAAATTCAGGTGTTTAGACAGAAATACGAAAAATTAGATGTGTTGCTGCTCGATGATGTACAATTTTTTTCGAACAAAGAGCAAACACAAGAAATATTTTTCCATATTTTTAATGCACTTCATGAGAAGAAAAAATATATCGTGATGTCGAGTGATACGATTCCACAAAAAATTGATGGGTTGCAGGAGCGATTGAAATCGAGATTTAATTGGGGTTTGGCTGTTGATATTCAAGCGCCAGCGCTTGAGACTAAGATTGCGATATTGCAAAAAAAATCCGAAGCCTTAGGGATAGTGGCCGATCATCTTGCGCTTGAGTTTATTGCCAGTTCGGTAAATTCCAACGTCAGAGAGCTTGAAGGAGCCTTAACGCGCATTAATGCGTTTGCTGGATTGATGAATAAAACGATAACTGTTGACATCGCCTCGCAGGTGCTGCTTTCTATTGGGGGAGAAACAAAGCGAGAGGGTGTGCTTTTGCATGATGTGCTCAAAGCCGTTGGAAAGTACTACAACATGACGGTTTTGGACATAAAATCTAAGAAGCGAAACAAAGATATTGCGACCGTGAGACAAATAGCCTTTTACTTGATGAAAAAATTAACGTATTCTCCCTTGCAGGTGATAGGAGAGTATGTTGGTAACCGAAATCATTCAACGGTGATTCATGCTCTTGCTAAAGTTGAACAAATGATAAAGCAGGATACGCATCTTGCAGAAAAAATAACGGCGATAGAACATGAAATCCTTTCTCGAAGTGTCTAG
- a CDS encoding DUF2177 family protein — protein MNLLFSYLVVSALTILIDFVWLGFVANKIILNLIRPYVLFDSAGGLVVREWSAILCWLLLVFGVYYFVIRQGFGHETISRLILNGMLFGFVVYGVYDLTTAAIQTLWPIQMVFLDIAWGTALCGICTFIWTLFLPR, from the coding sequence ATGAATTTATTGTTTTCGTACCTGGTGGTTAGTGCCCTTACGATTCTTATTGATTTTGTATGGCTTGGCTTTGTGGCCAATAAAATAATTTTAAACTTAATTCGTCCATATGTGTTATTTGACTCTGCTGGCGGTTTGGTTGTTCGTGAATGGTCTGCTATTTTGTGTTGGCTTTTACTTGTTTTTGGGGTTTATTATTTTGTTATTCGGCAAGGCTTTGGCCACGAAACAATTTCAAGGCTGATATTGAATGGAATGCTTTTTGGGTTTGTTGTTTATGGGGTATACGACCTAACAACTGCTGCTATTCAAACGCTATGGCCAATTCAGATGGTTTTTTTGGATATTGCCTGGGGTACTGCTTTGTGTGGCATTTGCACGTTTATTTGGACCCTTTTTTTACCACGGTAA
- the hflX gene encoding GTPase HflX, producing MAKLLMDVAIPDPKTLLLGVFTPQNKCADKQAYFDEFASLVETRGFEYDMSFFVTLRSVDKGFLLTRGKLEELVKLCDDNNIERVLCSERLTPLQHRELEDITRTVVVDRAELILEIFKRSATTAEGQLQIEMAELELFKSRLSGQGAEFAQQAGYVGGKGPGETYKEKIKRILADKIRKANERLDHLQKVRDTQRKQRLASNIPLVCIVGYTNAGKSSLLNTLTKSDVLVEDKLFATLDTTTREWFLDSATKVLVSDTVGFISELPHKLIEAFKSTLDEARYANYLLHVVDLSNPGWKDQIRVVQETLTDIGVKPETPMIYLFNKIDKLADEELSVLKLEAEAYLPSFFISAKDKNTLKELSEFLINTIQKKK from the coding sequence ATGGCTAAATTGTTAATGGATGTTGCAATTCCTGATCCAAAGACGTTGCTCTTGGGTGTTTTTACACCACAGAATAAATGCGCAGATAAACAAGCTTATTTTGATGAATTTGCAAGCTTGGTAGAGACTCGTGGATTTGAATATGACATGAGTTTTTTTGTAACGTTGCGCAGTGTTGATAAAGGTTTTTTGCTTACGCGAGGAAAACTTGAAGAGCTGGTAAAGCTGTGCGATGACAACAATATTGAGCGCGTGTTGTGTTCAGAGCGATTAACTCCTTTGCAACATCGCGAACTTGAAGATATTACTCGTACCGTGGTGGTCGATCGAGCAGAGTTGATTTTGGAAATTTTTAAACGATCTGCAACAACCGCAGAAGGTCAACTGCAGATCGAAATGGCTGAGCTTGAGTTGTTTAAATCACGACTTTCAGGGCAGGGTGCAGAATTTGCGCAGCAGGCTGGATATGTTGGTGGTAAAGGACCAGGTGAAACATATAAAGAAAAAATTAAACGAATTCTTGCCGATAAAATCAGAAAGGCTAACGAGCGTTTGGATCACTTGCAAAAAGTGCGAGACACTCAACGTAAGCAGCGATTGGCAAGTAATATTCCGCTTGTGTGTATTGTTGGATATACAAATGCGGGTAAATCAAGTCTGCTTAATACGCTTACAAAAAGTGATGTTCTTGTCGAAGATAAATTGTTTGCAACGCTTGATACTACAACGCGTGAATGGTTTTTGGATTCAGCTACTAAAGTTTTGGTTTCTGACACCGTTGGATTTATCAGTGAATTGCCACATAAATTGATAGAAGCATTTAAATCAACGTTGGATGAAGCGCGATATGCAAATTATTTGTTGCATGTGGTTGATTTGAGTAATCCTGGCTGGAAAGATCAGATTCGGGTTGTGCAAGAAACACTTACGGATATTGGTGTGAAGCCAGAAACCCCGATGATTTATTTGTTCAATAAAATCGATAAGTTGGCAGATGAAGAATTGAGTGTTCTTAAGTTAGAAGCGGAAGCTTATCTTCCATCATTTTTCATTTCAGCAAAAGACAAAAATACGCTTAAGGAATTGAGTGAGTTTTTAATTAACACAATTCAAAAGAAGAAATAA
- a CDS encoding 50S ribosomal protein L34, translating to MSITYQPSKVKRQRKHGFLVRMATKGGRAIIRRRRAHGRKRLAV from the coding sequence ATGTCGATTACATATCAACCTTCAAAAGTTAAACGCCAAAGAAAACACGGTTTCTTGGTAAGAATGGCAACCAAAGGTGGTCGCGCGATTATTCGTCGTCGACGTGCCCATGGCCGCAAGAGATTGGCAGTTTAA
- a CDS encoding ribonuclease HI family protein, translated as MSLENRRILTIHVDGASRGNPGTSGIGIYCTNQEGRKIINAGFMIQKLTNNQAEYLALVYALFFLTQKLSPSQQKQYFLKIFADSQLLIKQMNGEYKIKDPTLKILANIIKGLSFNFICSFTHVLREFNATADELANHGIDSKKQLDAEFVSFLARNNFVLVQE; from the coding sequence ATGTCCCTGGAAAATCGACGTATTTTAACTATCCATGTCGATGGTGCATCTCGTGGTAACCCAGGGACATCTGGAATTGGTATTTACTGCACCAATCAAGAGGGGAGAAAAATTATCAACGCTGGCTTTATGATACAAAAACTTACGAACAATCAAGCCGAATACTTGGCCCTTGTGTATGCGCTTTTTTTTCTGACCCAAAAACTTTCCCCCTCACAACAAAAACAGTATTTTCTTAAAATCTTTGCTGACTCTCAGCTGCTCATCAAACAAATGAATGGTGAATATAAAATTAAGGATCCAACGCTTAAAATTTTGGCAAACATCATAAAGGGCCTTTCCTTTAATTTTATTTGTTCATTTACTCATGTGCTACGCGAGTTTAATGCCACGGCGGATGAACTTGCCAACCATGGAATTGATTCAAAAAAACAGCTCGATGCAGAATTTGTCTCGTTTCTTGCACGAAATAATTTCGTGCTCGTGCAGGAGTAA
- a CDS encoding ribonuclease P protein component translates to MFKPFSFKQAEARDFLKNSKAILRSAGLKLVTERSTQTKSLESFKQNPPQLLIVVPRRVGNACTRNRIRRRIKSAFYQLELFQKISGKYALFVYPEAASFSYKEIEGFLSALTPRKPSENN, encoded by the coding sequence ATGTTTAAACCCTTTTCATTTAAGCAAGCCGAAGCTCGCGATTTTTTAAAAAACTCCAAAGCAATTCTTCGCTCTGCCGGGCTCAAGCTCGTCACAGAACGCTCAACGCAGACAAAATCTCTTGAATCTTTTAAACAAAACCCACCCCAATTATTGATTGTCGTTCCACGCAGGGTTGGCAATGCCTGCACGCGCAACCGCATTCGCCGCCGTATAAAGTCAGCGTTTTACCAACTTGAACTATTTCAAAAAATTTCTGGAAAGTACGCTCTTTTTGTATACCCTGAAGCTGCTTCTTTTTCCTACAAAGAAATTGAGGGCTTTCTAAGCGCTTTAACACCCAGAAAACCCTCTGAAAATAACTAA